The Treponema sp. Marseille-Q3903 genomic interval TTTTCTGATAACGTCATCAAGAAATTCAGGTTTTGATACTGTATTTAAAACAACTGTGCCAGCTTTCATCGCAAGCTGATTTCCGCGAAATGTGCCTGCATGTGCACCGGAAGTCCATTTGTCGAGTTCTTTGTTGTAAACAACAACTGCAAGTGGCTGAGAACCGCCGACAGCTTTAGAAATCAAAACGACATCAGGAACAATATCAGCATATTCAAATGCGAACATCTTTCCGCTTCTGCCCATGCCGCACTGAATTTCATCAAGGATGAGAGGAATGTCAAGTTCTTTTGTCACTCGTCTCACAGTTTTTAAAAATTCGATTGGGGCAGGGATAACGCCGCCTTCCCCTTGAATAGTTTCAAGTACGATGCACGCTGGGTGAGTGATTCCACTTTCGGGATCTTTTAATGTGCGTTCAAAAAAATTACATGCAGCTTTTGTACATGTATCGCCGCCAAGTCCAAATGGATCTCTGTACATATAAGGATAAGGGAATGAGTGTACATCAGGCATAAGTCCGTTTACATGTGTCTTTGCATGTAAATTTCCCATGCATGCGAGTGGACCTTGTCCCATTCCGTGATAACCGCCGGCAAAAGAAATTACACTCGAACGACCGGTTGCCGTTTTACAGAGTTTGATCGCTGCATCAGTTGCGTCAGTGCCGCTAGGTGAGCAAAATTGAATTTTGGCATTATTTCCTAATTCTGGTGGGAGTAAACTGAAAAGAGTCTGTACAAATTCGTCTTTTACAGGTGTTGTTAAATCAAGAGTGTGCAACGGGGCATCTGAACTTATAAGTTCTATCATTGCCCGATTTATTTCGTCATAATTGTGGCCCAGTGCTAAAGATCCGGCTCCACACAAAAAATCCAGATATTTGTTTCCCTCTACGTCCTCAACCCATGAGCCTTTGGCTTTCGCAAGCGCGAATGGGAATTTTCGCGGATAGCTACGGGCATTAGATTCTGTGGAATCCTGTCTGGTAATGTAATACTGATTTGTGTCTTTTTCTGACATAAACGTTCTCCATTACAAACAGCATTTCGCTGTGTATAAAAATATTATAGGCTATTACTCTACATCAAAAAGTTATTCTTAACAATAGATATATCTATATCATTATAGATAAAAACGCTTTTTTTAATTATT includes:
- a CDS encoding diaminobutyrate--2-oxoglutarate transaminase family protein, with the protein product MSEKDTNQYYITRQDSTESNARSYPRKFPFALAKAKGSWVEDVEGNKYLDFLCGAGSLALGHNYDEINRAMIELISSDAPLHTLDLTTPVKDEFVQTLFSLLPPELGNNAKIQFCSPSGTDATDAAIKLCKTATGRSSVISFAGGYHGMGQGPLACMGNLHAKTHVNGLMPDVHSFPYPYMYRDPFGLGGDTCTKAACNFFERTLKDPESGITHPACIVLETIQGEGGVIPAPIEFLKTVRRVTKELDIPLILDEIQCGMGRSGKMFAFEYADIVPDVVLISKAVGGSQPLAVVVYNKELDKWTSGAHAGTFRGNQLAMKAGTVVLNTVSKPEFLDDVIRKGEMIQNRIRELQKKVRIIGDIRGKGLMIGTEFVDPNATPDCIGSLPPSGEIAGKVQKMCFENGLIIEKGGRNGCVMRCLCALNITDEDLKKAFAIFEKAVISVDEEYRK